The Quercus robur chromosome 3, dhQueRobu3.1, whole genome shotgun sequence DNA segment TGGCGACTAAGGAGGAGTTGGCTGGTTTCAGGAAGCATGTTACAAGCTTAGCAGCCCTAGACTTCTTGGTCTGCTTGAAGTCTGATGTATTTGTGATGACCCATGGAGGCAACTTTGCTAAACTGATAATTGGGGCACGCAGATACATGGGTCACAGTCAAAAATCTATAAAACCGGATAAGGGGCTTATGTCTAAATCTTTTGGAGACCCTTACATGGGATGGGCTAACTTTGTAGAGGATGTGGTTGTTACCCATCAGACACGGACTGGATTGCCGGAAGAGACCTTTCCCAACTATGACCTCTGGGAGAACCCTCTGACTCCTTGCATGTGTAAAGCCTGACCACAGGGATTTATATACACGAATGTTTCTCACTGAGATTTATTTGGAGTATCTCCAATAACCTAAAACATTCTCGATCGAAAATTGGAGACTTATCCCACCCCTAAAGAAAAGTCTGCACGGAGTGGCTAATACAGTTTTGAGGTGGGAGACTTACAATATGCATTGGAGGTACAGTGGCCTGCAGGAGAGAAGTTTTAACAGAATCTTTTGGGGGCTCTCATTGTAAGATCGTTGGTTATATCCTCTTTTAAGAGATGCGGCAGTTTTGACTTCAGAacgttgtataatttttttaccagTTTTTGGTACAAAAACACTAGATAATTTCTAATGTATCATTTGAAATCGTGTAAATTTTAAGTTTAGCGTGACAGATGTCCTTTACTAATGCAATTCTTGCAAGTGAAAATGAACAGACAATCCAAAGCAACTTGTTAATTCAGCTCTTGAGCTTTCTTGCATTTTTCCTCCAGATTGTGCTAGTCCAAGTTTTACAAAAAGCAACTTGTTCAGGAATAAGGACTTGAATCTTAGAGGAGGTTTGACAGGATATTATTTGTTGGTGATTGTGGTGCTTTGATATCTTTACTAGTTCACATTCGTTGTTAGTTCTTGTAGATTTATTGGTGAATATGGTATAGAGGGCAGACCAGCAGAATCATATATGGTAGAATGCACCTGTACAGGGTAGGAAGGGTTAAAGCCATAACAGTGTTGCTACTCTACAGCTCGGTCAACTCAAAAAGAGTTCaggaaacaaataataaaatgaaatgccAATCCTAGGATTCTTATCCAAGGCACATCTGTTACCAAAGCTCCATCATCCTTTATTTTCTGACTTAAGCATTAGAAAGGTTTTGGCCACCACATCAATTTTATTCTGATAGTTTATGCATTGCCTCGTATAGCCGTGCAATCAACTGTGATTATCATCAGCAAGTGGTACGAAAGTGTAAAATGCAAGACCCATTCCTTTTGCAGATTCCAAGTCATCGAAGAGCTGTGGAAATAATTGCTCCTTCGGCTTGAAAGGCAATTGCTTTATTTGAGAGTCAATATTGGGGAGGAAAAAAGGTTCTGCATGGTGGATTTGATTAGAACGAGCCTGAGGAGGCTATAAAGGTATTCATGGAATTGCAAGAAGCGAAGAAATGGTTGGTTTGATTAAAAGGAATCCATGGCATATTGTGTAAAGAGACCAAGAAAATTGTAGTAGTAATATGGGAATATTAGCAATTTAACATGTTACTATTGATGCCATTTCCTAATTATGAAGTCATGTAATAAACAGGTGTGTAACATGGATATATTTTAAGATCAACCACTAGGGTTTAGAGGGATAACCTAGTGGTTCTAGCACTTCTTGTGGTGTCTGGGCAATGGGGTagatccaaaataaaataaaaatctacttGAATTTCTTTGAACTTCAATCACAAATTTTGCAGGGAGGGCTCATTAAACCTTGTATGCGCATGcaagaatttttttaacaatacattcatgacttttatttttttgcaactttCAAATTAatctctaatttttaattttaatatttattactgCTTTGTAAATCAATTGTATTAGCTGGTCGAGAATTAAGACTTAAATCCCCTTTTAGTCATTTACTTGGGGTTGAAGAGCGAGATGAGTAAGACGAAGCTGGGATTGGGGTTGTGGTTCAGAACTCATTAGGTGAAGTTATGGCGGTTCAatcagaaaaaattaaaaaaccttcatcAGTTGAGATTCTGGAGATGTTAGCTGTAAGACGAGTTGTGCAGTTTGTGAAGGAGATAGGTCTTAATCACTCATGTTTTGAAGGAGACTCTGAGATTGTTGTCAAGGCTCTAAGGGGTGGAGATatgttttcatcttcttttggtCATTTACTTAGAGACAACTTCCATGTGGagttattctctctctcatcttgtGAAGCAAGGTAATGTTGTTGCTTATTTCTTAGCCCAGAGAACAAgacattcttttcttttggatgGAGTCTATtccattttatataaataaatttgttgcTATTGATTTACCAGCTCCTTAATAATATTTAGATTgataatttttctcaaaaaaaaaaaaaaaaaaaaaacccctcttaTTCAATTTAGTGATAGCTCCCTCAACCATTTTggtctatctctctctctctctctctctctttgacttcCCTAATAGATGAAAGAAGGGAAACTTATAAGGGTGGTGTCCTCTAAACGCTTGTACTATATTTATGCCTGGGGTTAAATggaatatcttttttattttatttttgagagagtttaaatggaatattattttttatagagagtttcaacctataataTCCACTCTTGATGataaaaacattaatagttttttggtataaatgggaattgaatcccaaatctcttatttaacaataagagactttactagttaagctaATTAGAATCCACTAAATGGAATATCTAAATAGATTATTATccactcattaaaaaaaaaaaagggactgtATTTGGTACTTTTTTACTATGTTTCGAATGAAATGAAATATGTGGACTGATTCTTTTGTTAACAATAATTGGAATATAAATATTAGTTATAGGCTTATAGCTATAGTTTCGTTTGGGATTTATAATTGAAATATGTATATTAGCTAAAGTTTGGTTTCGGATTTCTGAATAATAAGCTAAAAAGGAGGATAAaagtatgaaatatatatatttaaaaaagggATGTttacaaaaactaataaaaccGTTACATTGATAGAACaattcaaagaagaagaagaagaagaagataagctTAAAAGAgtcatccattaaaaaaaagtgagttgACGAGaacaattcaataaaaaaatgaaaagaataaaagcggtttcttaaaaaaaatgtttacaactcctcaaaaaaaaaaaaaaatgtttacagaaaatagtaaaaatatttataaaaccatctgataccacttgtcagATGGATTGGTAAGACACACGGTctgacaagtggtatcagagcctggTCATAAGTTTGAGTCATTGGAGCCGCATTGTGAGGGAGGGATTGTGAGGGATTTCACAATTCTCTCCAATACCAATGGGCTTGGTCTACGATCGAAtgctataaaaaatttgtgcCCCCTCATTCTTCACTAATTGGTCGTTGAATGGATCGGTAAGGCACATGGTCCGGCACAACTGATcaattataaatacataaagAGCAAATGATAACAGATGGTGGCAAAAACCAACTGCATGTCTAATCCCATCCACTGCGTGCAAAAATGTGTAATAAAGGTAAGCAAATCCTagagattataaataattatggtAGTTATTTAATAGACTATTTGCGatgattaatttttatataaaatttatattttagtattacacatttattattgttgtgcTTGCATATGAAAGTATAAAATCtactattctaaaaaaaatataaataggtAAGATTTTAATGTAGggttgctttcaaaaaaaaaaaaaaaaaatgtaaggttaaaaaaatagaattgaatttaaaattaattaaaaaaaatataatagaataataagGTGCAAAATTATGAGATCTCAAAAGCTTTTATGACAAAATATTGTAAGATCAACCAAaagttaaattataaattataaattataaaagaggGATTATAGGAGATCATGTTATTGCTTTATTTAGAGGGCTGCAGTAAAATGGTAGTTGACAAAGGTAAAATTTGGTATCAATAATTCAATGGAGTGATTGTTTGGAGAATATTGGGTGATTGTTTTCTTAGAAGATGGTTGACTATAGTAAGATAGGGTAATTATGGGATTTGCTGGGTTTTGTAGGATAATAACCAAGATTTATTGTAAGGTCctaaattagattttatttaagGGAAAATTTAATGGATGTTTTAAGAatattattttaggaaatattttttaaaattttttatggaaaaagatggacaaaaaaaaaatttctatttatagGACTTCTTCCTatatctataaattttattggaCCAAAAAATGATACACCGgaagattaataaaaaaaaaattgagtactGTTacagttacaaattattttacaacatttttacaaaatgttgatgtggccaacctcttattggttttcatttagatccaccattaatatcacattttcatttaccaataatcattcatcacattagcagtttgtaaatttttttgtaaaataatttatatctctagtattatttaaaaaaatttatttcattgacgactttttaaaatttatataaaattggtgtcaaaatttttttaaaatagcttattaaaaaatttcctaaggGCACCATTAAAGACCCctttgtttaattatatattctttattgttctatattttaaaaagtaggtttttagattttttattcaattatttttttataatagataATTGATAAGAATGATAGATAAAGAAAATTATCTGTTCCAAATACAAATACATGTGAAACTATTCACATTTGCATTCATCCGTGCttatgataatttaaaatttgagaaaatattacATAAATGGTATTCAAAATTGGTCCATAAAATTAGAATAAATCCTATTATTATCATCAATTTTGTGACATTAATGGTGCGTACCACTAACTATAccatacaagttttttttttttttttttttttttggcatgaaGCAATTTCCTTATTTTCCATGGAATAAAGCATTTTCCTTAAAGAAAACGCAACAGCTAGGAGACGAAATTAGACAGTGACACCATTGATATCCCTACTCCCAATTACCTGTTTCAAATACAGATGCTTGTTAGTTGTAAAACTATTAActcctattattattatggagTTAGCATGGCCCTTATTATTATGGAGTTGGCACCCATTAGCATgatccttattattattatcatcaaatGTGTTACATTAAAGATTAACACCATTTGCAAGGTATTCAATACATGCAGAAGTAGTAGTATTTAAATAAAACGCTACTCTCCTCTGCTTGGCAGCTGAAAACTGGAAACCATCCAtcatgatgaagatgaagatcatTGTTAACGTCTtcgcctctctctcttttctattcATTCTTCTAAATCCAACAAGGtgctttatcttcttcttctacctCTGTTCTATTATTCTCTTTCCTAATACTCCCAATATTGCATTGCATTTACATTTAATTATAATGATCAACTGCCAAGCTTTGAACATAAAGATATCATGTGATTTTATAATTGTCTGAACTTTTTAATTATCTTTTCTTACATTAATCGCAGTTAAATTTCACTTacattcttattattattatttttttatccctGGATCTCTCCGTTGAAAATATCAGAGGTTAGAAAACTCTTGGCAAGTTAACCAATTTTAGGACCTTTGGAGTAGAAATAATAATAGAGGTTTTGGAAAGGGTTTTGGCGGGACTCTCTCAACGCTTGCTATTTGCTAAATTCTTTGCTATAGATGTACAATCAATTATTTAGGTCTTCTTTACTTAACATTTTGGAGAATGAATTTTCTTGCATATTAGATTGAGATCGAATTCACCAAATGTTTCTCCCTTTATCTCTCAATAATAATCAATATGTTTTCCAATGCAAAATTAGTTTCTTTGTACAAATTTCATGATATCAGGGAAGATTagtgcataaaatataaaagtagtGGTTAACATTATCTTTCAACTTTACAATCAACCCAGACTCCATAAAAGCCTtatgttggtgcaaacacaataataatggaaataatacacaaagagaaactgaatagtacttctgaatattattaatataaagaaaggaaatacacaacactatttggactgaggcgCGGCACTCGCTCTAAAAATGGAGTATTAATTCGGGCCATTTACTCACCAACGGATATGGTAATTATTCTGAATGGGCTGTCAAGTAGGAGGATCCAAGGGGctgattcatttccatttttgatacctccactcttcacctcccccttgcgcacgtatctagcccaatatctgagacaattcatgttagcccattaatcaccacaattaaaaagaataaaatagtctctctccttttcaatgtgggattaaacatttttcacaactcttcatcttccatattcactcccacatctttacatttatgttataacatttactcattttaattatttaatattaaaatgctccaacaccTTAGTCCTAAAAACTTTGGAACGGCTCACTTTGTACAAGAttagaaggaaaataaattatgagtgtagtatttttatgatttgtatcttttattattattattatttttttgtctttgttgaaTCATCTATTTATGAGcgtattatttttatgattcgtatctttttttttttttttttttttgaatcatcTATTGAACTGTGTCAAAATTATGTGAcatattttattggttttatgaAGAAAATGATGTCAATAAATGGTGTCATGTTTCAGGGTATTGTCTAAAAATCTATCTGATGTGAAATTAGAACATGCGAGCTCTCCACCTAGAGGTTGGAACTCCTATGATTCCTTTAGTTGGACCATTTCTGAAGAAGAGTTCTTGCAAAATGCTCAAATCATATCTGAGCGTCTATTCTCTAGTGGATATGAGGTAGGTAGACCGCGGATTCAAAATCCTCtatcccactttttatttttgacaatatATTCCATCAATCAAAACATGCCAAATATTCCTTTTACTTTCCTTTTAGGAGTAAAATACTTAGaacatgtttggtagactgtaatagatgttgtaatgtaatagttattcctgtagtttagttattctttagtttggttatgtttttattacaatgaataatcattccttatgaatagctatttttcaaaatgaggaataactattcctctttaaaaggttgtattaactattccttagtaagtgcaataatttcaaaacttaatatatttccaagtaaacaaactttctatatacatctaacaattataaaaataaaaaatcataaaaaataacacatatctctcttaaatttaaaaataacaatttttaaggaaatataattgtatgagtaagaaatttccaaaaataaatgttaagtttcaaTCTAATGTTATagctcacaaccaaactaatgaatatgtttagttattacattacaacatattttattcctagtaataaagattataatTCCTGTCGTAATTCTTATTCAGTGTACTAAACGTACtcttaaagtttaaaatgaggggaaaaaaatcagaCTTGTATTGGTGGATATCTATAATTCATTTTCAGGGTCTTAAGATTGACATATTGATTAACTAATGAAACTTATTAATAATGtgtttttcccccctttttatcTCTGCAATGTAGTATGTTGTGGTGGATTATCTATGGTATCGGAGGAAGGTGGAAGGTGCTAACGCTGACTCTCTAGGATTTGATGTAATTGACGAATGGGGGAGGATGGTCCCTGACCCAGGTAGGTGGCCTTCCTCTAGAGGTGGAAAAGGGTTCACTGAAGTAGCCAAGAAAGTGCATGACATGGGTTTGAAGTTTGGGATTCATGTTATGAGAGGAATAAGTACACAAGCAGTGAATGCAAACACCCCTATATTGGACATAACCACGGTATTCTCAGAGCATGcttcatttaattattatagtTTCTTTATGAATGAACAAAGAAGCACACACGACTTTAAAGCTTAATCCTCagaaatttaaacaaataatgTTATAGTAATATGTAATAAAACTAGCAAGAAAAGTCTCAAGATTGCTTAAGCTTCTgttttgatatatttatttttatcaggGAAAGGCTTATGAAGCGGGTCAGCGAAATTGGAGTTCACAAGATATAGGGCTTAAGAGAAGGACATGTTCATGGATGCAAAATGGTTTCATGAGTGTAGATACCACGTTGGGAGCAGGAAATGCCTTCTTGAGGTCACTCTATACACAGTATGCTGAGTGGGGTGTTGATTTGGGTAATTAATTTGACCATTGTTATTGCGAAGTTTTCCTTCTTACTCCGTATGCATTGCTACAACATATCAGTTAAGACTGTTCTTGACATCCCATGAATTTATGCATCTAAACACTTTTGATTTGTGCATACAACCATAactttattcaatcttttgatTACAACAAATTCAATTGGACAGTCACATGTTTGGCAGCTCAATCTTTACTTTCCAGTTTCTAAGTTTGACATTGATTGCTTATGTTTTATTGTAGTGAAACTTGATTGTGTATTTGGTGCTGACTTGGATATGTATGAAATAGTCACTGTGTCAGAGGTAAGAtgcatactctctctctctctctctctccataacTGTTACAGCTGCGATATTTTGGAAAAATCTAGGCATACAACTTTTGTGCCATAACCCTAATGTGACTGATGAGTGTTAAGAACAAATGATGGGTTCTTGTAAAAGTGTGAGATATCTGGTCATAGTTTACCATGTCAAAgttttgataaaaattgtgaaacTCAATAATTTGATCAAAATTTGCACGGTTGATTTATTACATGGTTTGCCTTTGCCTAGATTTTGAAGCAACTTGACCAACCCATATTGTATTCGCTATCTCCTGGAACTGGTGTGACCCCAGAATTGGCCAAGGCTGTGAGTGGATTTGCGAATATGTATCGAATAACTGCGGATGATTGGGATTCATGGGGAGATGTTGCATCTCATTTCGATGTTTCAAGGTGAGAAGACAGTTCTGTTTTTGTTCAAGATTTTTGTAGTTTAGGTCACACTAATCATTACtatttcttttccatttaatgcCTTTTTGATCTATGAATActgaaaaacacaattttatttatttatttattttattagggACTTAGCTTCAGCTAATTTGATAGGAGCTGATGGCTTGCTGGGCAAGTCATGGCCTGACTTGGATATGCTACCACTAGGATGGCTTACCGATCCaggtt contains these protein-coding regions:
- the LOC126719776 gene encoding alpha-galactosidase-like; the encoded protein is MAVQSEKIKKPSSVEILEMLAVRRVVQFVKEIGLNHSCFEGDSEIVVKALRGGDMFSSSFGHLLRDNFHVELFSLSSCEARVLSKNLSDVKLEHASSPPRGWNSYDSFSWTISEEEFLQNAQIISERLFSSGYEYVVVDYLWYRRKVEGANADSLGFDVIDEWGRMVPDPGRWPSSRGGKGFTEVAKKVHDMGLKFGIHVMRGISTQAVNANTPILDITTGKAYEAGQRNWSSQDIGLKRRTCSWMQNGFMSVDTTLGAGNAFLRSLYTQYAEWGVDLVKLDCVFGADLDMYEIVTVSEILKQLDQPILYSLSPGTGVTPELAKAVSGFANMYRITADDWDSWGDVASHFDVSRDLASANLIGADGLLGKSWPDLDMLPLGWLTDPAANEGPHRASNLTADEQRTQITLWSMAKSPLMFGGDVRNLDNATYDLITNAVLLEINSFSSGNKEFPYITNGTRSWIATGRNGEIYLAFFNVNTDQTVMTAMTSDLAKVLPGKNLNSCKCNELWSGKDFGVLNQSLSTAVEGHGCALFILNCS